The genome window CGGCCTCGTGCACGTCTCCGACATCTCCTGGACCAAGCGGATCAAGCACCCCGGCGAGGTCTTTGCCAAGGGGCAGACCGTCCAGGCCGTGGTCCTCAACGTGGATGCCGAGAACGAGCGCCTCTCCCTGGGGATCAAGCAGCTCACCCCCGATCCCTGGAGCGTGATCCCCGCCACCTACCGTCCCGGCACCCGCGTGCGGGGCAAGGTGACCTCCGTGACCGACTTCGGCGTCTTCCTTGAGATCGAGGAGGGGATCGAAGGGCTGGTGCACGTCTCCGAGCTTTCCCGCGAGAAGGTTGCCTCGCCCAAGGACTTCGCCTCCGTGGGCGACGAGTTGGAAGCGGTTGTCCTGAGCGTCGACGACGTGGAGAAGAAGATCGCCCTCTCTGTCAAGGCTCTCCAGGCCGCCGCCGAAAAGGCCGAGCTGGAGTCGTACATGCAGGACCGCGGTGAAGCCACATCCAACCTGGGCGCCTGCTCCGGGAAGGGATGCGCAAGAACGGCGACAACAACGACTAACATCCGTCCACCGGACGGCGCCGTCCGGTCCGCCGGGCGGCGCCGGCACCGCGGCAGAGTCAATCAAGCAGCAAGGAGTATTGTGATGACAAAAAGTGAACTGGTAGAAATGCTGGCGGAGAAAAACTCGTGGCTCACCCGCAAGGACTCGGAAATGGTTGTCAACATCGTGTTCGACAGCATCGCCGACGCCCTCAAGAGTGGTGAGAAGGTCGAGATCCGCGGCTTCGGAAGCTTCACCGTCCGTGAGCGCGGCGCCCGCGA of Geobacter anodireducens contains these proteins:
- a CDS encoding integration host factor subunit beta; the encoded protein is MTKSELVEMLAEKNSWLTRKDSEMVVNIVFDSIADALKSGEKVEIRGFGSFTVRERGAREARNPKSGAIVKIPAKKTPFFKTGKELRERVNREYAD